A genomic stretch from Marinimicrobium sp. C6131 includes:
- the dnaK gene encoding molecular chaperone DnaK, translating to MSKIIGIDLGTTNSCVSVMEGGKPKVIENAEGDRTTPSIVAFTNDGEILVGQSAKRQAVTNPHNTLYAVKRLIGRKFKDDVVQKDIKMVPYKIVAADNGDAWVEVKGEKKAPPQISAEVLKKMKKTAEDYLGEKVTEAVITVPAYFNDSQRQATKDAGKIAGLDVKRIINEPTAAALAYGMDQQKGDRTIAVYDLGGGTFDISIIEIADVDGEHQFEVLSTNGDTFLGGEDFDLRLIDYLADEFKKEQGIDLHNDPLALQRLKEAAEKAKIELSSSQQTEVNLPYITADNTGPKHLVVKLTRAKLESLVEELVTRSLEPVKTAIKDAGVSVSDISDVILVGGQTRMPMVQKAVADFFGKDPRKDVNPDEAVAVGAAIQGAVLAGDVKDVLLLDVTPLTLGIETMGGVATPLIEKNTTIPTKKSQIFSTAEDNQTAVTIHVVQGERKQASQNKSLGRFDLADIPPATRGVPQIEVTFDLDANGILNVSAKDKATGKEQSIVIKASSGLSDEEIEKMVKDAEANAEADKKFAETVTARNTLEGLIHATRKTLKDAGDKATDEEKSAIESAIAEAEEAVKGEDKDAMEAATNKLTEASSSLAQKLYAEQQGQGGAEAGADQQEAPKDDDGAVDAEFEEVKDDEKK from the coding sequence ATGAGTAAGATCATCGGTATTGACCTGGGTACCACCAACTCCTGCGTATCCGTAATGGAAGGCGGCAAGCCCAAGGTAATCGAAAACGCCGAGGGTGATCGCACCACCCCATCCATCGTGGCCTTTACCAATGATGGTGAAATTCTCGTCGGCCAGAGCGCCAAGCGCCAGGCCGTGACCAACCCTCACAACACCCTCTATGCGGTCAAGCGTCTGATCGGTCGCAAGTTCAAAGACGACGTGGTCCAGAAAGACATCAAAATGGTGCCCTACAAAATCGTTGCGGCCGACAACGGTGATGCCTGGGTTGAAGTGAAAGGCGAGAAGAAAGCGCCGCCGCAGATTTCCGCCGAAGTACTGAAGAAAATGAAGAAAACGGCCGAGGACTACCTGGGTGAGAAAGTCACCGAGGCGGTGATTACGGTTCCGGCCTATTTCAACGACTCTCAGCGTCAGGCCACCAAGGATGCCGGTAAAATCGCCGGTCTGGATGTGAAGCGCATCATCAACGAGCCGACCGCGGCGGCACTGGCCTACGGTATGGATCAGCAAAAGGGTGATCGCACCATTGCGGTATACGACCTCGGTGGCGGTACCTTCGATATTTCCATCATTGAAATTGCCGACGTTGACGGCGAGCATCAGTTCGAAGTGCTGTCCACCAACGGTGACACTTTCCTCGGCGGTGAGGACTTCGACCTGCGCCTGATCGACTACCTGGCCGATGAGTTCAAAAAAGAGCAGGGCATTGACCTGCACAACGATCCGCTGGCGCTGCAGCGTCTGAAAGAGGCGGCCGAGAAAGCCAAGATTGAGCTGTCTTCCAGTCAGCAGACCGAAGTGAACCTGCCGTACATTACGGCGGACAACACCGGGCCCAAGCACCTGGTCGTCAAGCTCACCCGGGCAAAACTCGAATCCCTGGTGGAAGAGCTGGTGACCCGCTCCCTGGAGCCGGTGAAAACGGCCATCAAGGATGCCGGCGTTTCCGTCAGCGATATCAGCGACGTGATTCTGGTGGGTGGTCAAACCCGCATGCCGATGGTGCAAAAAGCGGTGGCCGACTTCTTTGGTAAGGACCCGCGCAAAGACGTGAATCCGGATGAAGCGGTTGCTGTCGGTGCTGCCATTCAGGGCGCTGTCCTGGCGGGTGATGTCAAAGATGTCCTTCTGCTTGACGTGACGCCCCTGACCCTGGGTATTGAAACCATGGGCGGTGTGGCTACACCACTGATCGAGAAAAACACCACAATTCCAACCAAGAAATCGCAGATTTTCTCGACGGCCGAAGACAATCAGACAGCCGTGACCATTCATGTGGTTCAGGGCGAGCGCAAACAGGCCTCGCAAAACAAATCGCTGGGACGCTTCGACCTCGCGGATATCCCGCCGGCCACACGGGGTGTGCCGCAAATTGAGGTGACCTTCGACCTGGATGCGAACGGCATCCTCAACGTGAGTGCCAAAGACAAGGCGACGGGTAAAGAGCAATCCATCGTGATCAAGGCATCCTCCGGTCTGTCCGATGAAGAGATCGAGAAGATGGTGAAGGACGCCGAGGCCAACGCCGAAGCCGACAAGAAGTTCGCCGAAACAGTGACCGCGCGTAACACCCTTGAGGGACTGATTCACGCGACTCGTAAAACGCTGAAAGATGCCGGCGACAAAGCGACCGACGAAGAGAAGTCGGCCATTGAGTCGGCGATCGCCGAGGCTGAAGAGGCCGTCAAGGGCGAAGACAAAGACGCGATGGAGGCGGCCACCAACAAGCTGACTGAAGCCTCCAGCTCTCTGGCGCAGAAGCTCTATGCCGAGCAGCAGGGCCAAGGCGGCGCGGAAGCCGGTGCGGACCAGCAGGAAGCGCCGAAAGACGATGACGGCGCAGTGGATGCCGAGTTCGAAGAAGTGAAGGACGACGAGAAGAAGTAA
- the grpE gene encoding nucleotide exchange factor GrpE has product MANEDNRDAQEYEEVAAETESAETDTDTPGGDEPGEESVEALKARIDSLSAAMEAAKEQVLRSQAEAQNARRRAEQDVEKAHKFGQEKLLQDLLPVVDNLERALAAMDTDNPDLKAVVEGIQLTHKSFIDALAKYHVEPVDPRGEPFDPERHQAMTMVANPDVEPNTVIDVFQKGYTLHGRLVRPAMVVVSKGAE; this is encoded by the coding sequence GTGGCTAACGAAGACAATCGCGACGCTCAAGAGTACGAAGAGGTGGCGGCGGAGACCGAGTCGGCCGAGACCGACACCGACACCCCTGGCGGGGATGAGCCCGGGGAGGAGTCGGTGGAGGCCCTGAAGGCCAGGATTGACTCCCTGTCCGCTGCTATGGAGGCGGCCAAGGAGCAGGTGCTTCGCTCGCAGGCCGAAGCCCAGAACGCCCGCCGGCGTGCCGAACAGGATGTGGAGAAGGCCCATAAATTCGGCCAGGAAAAGCTCCTGCAGGATTTGCTTCCGGTCGTGGATAACCTGGAGCGTGCCCTGGCCGCCATGGATACTGACAACCCTGATCTGAAAGCGGTGGTCGAGGGGATTCAACTGACTCATAAGTCATTTATCGATGCCCTGGCCAAGTACCACGTCGAGCCAGTGGATCCCCGGGGAGAACCCTTTGATCCCGAGCGGCACCAGGCCATGACCATGGTGGCCAACCCCGACGTTGAGCCCAATACGGTGATTGATGTCTTCCAGAAAGGGTACACCCTGCACGGCCGACTGGTTCGGCCGGCGATGGTCGTGGTGTCCAAAGGTGCCGAATAA
- the recN gene encoding DNA repair protein RecN — MLTHLSIRHFTLVDQLDLDLRPGMTAITGETGAGKSIVLDALGQTLGDRADGQRVRAGARKADIHATFDTQRIPAARQWLEAQELLQEEAPNECLLRRVITAEGRSKAFINGHPVTLQQLRTLGEMLIDIHSQHEHQSLLRKETHRHLLDEYAGQSELAGRVRQAHRHWQACKRDFEALRDNAEEVSARFQLLSYQVQELEQLDLKDGELDELEAEQRSLAHAEDILRASHELSALCGDDDQGLSVLMHRALHLLRDMPEKSSALQEAEQLLTSAQIQVDEAQREVEHHIDGFNLDPERLREVEERLSAIYEVARKHRIGPEQLPQLFADLSEELAQLQGGDERLDELEQQMQAAEAEYRKAATTLSKARQSTSTKLARAVNQQLSDLAMPNARLEVSLAPLVDRPGPQGLEEVEFIISTNPGQPARSLNKVASGGELSRVSLAIQVVTARTSAIPTLVFDEVDVGIGGATGDVVGRLLRQLGEGGQVLCVTHLAQVASKSHQHLQVTKTADKQSAESTLVTLEGERKIEEIARMLGGMKVTEQSLAHAREMVTEGAA; from the coding sequence ATGCTCACGCATCTCAGCATTCGTCATTTCACCCTGGTAGATCAGTTGGATCTCGACCTCAGACCCGGCATGACCGCCATTACCGGGGAAACCGGAGCCGGTAAATCCATCGTGCTGGACGCGCTGGGACAGACTCTGGGCGACCGGGCCGATGGCCAGCGAGTCCGGGCCGGCGCCCGCAAGGCGGATATTCACGCCACTTTCGATACTCAGCGCATTCCGGCTGCCCGACAGTGGCTGGAAGCCCAGGAGCTACTGCAGGAAGAGGCCCCGAACGAGTGTCTGCTGCGACGGGTGATCACCGCCGAGGGCCGCTCCAAGGCGTTCATCAACGGTCACCCCGTGACCCTGCAGCAGTTGAGAACCCTGGGGGAGATGCTGATCGACATCCACAGTCAGCACGAGCACCAGTCCCTGTTGCGCAAGGAAACCCATCGGCACCTGCTGGATGAATACGCCGGTCAGAGCGAGCTCGCAGGCCGGGTACGCCAGGCCCATCGGCACTGGCAGGCATGTAAACGCGACTTCGAAGCCCTGCGCGACAATGCGGAAGAGGTCAGCGCCCGCTTTCAACTCCTGAGCTATCAGGTTCAGGAGCTGGAGCAACTCGACCTGAAAGACGGTGAACTGGACGAGCTGGAAGCGGAGCAGCGCAGCCTCGCCCACGCCGAAGATATCTTGCGTGCCAGCCATGAACTGTCGGCGCTGTGCGGCGATGATGACCAGGGGTTGAGTGTGTTGATGCACCGGGCATTGCACCTGTTGCGGGACATGCCCGAGAAGTCCTCCGCCCTGCAGGAGGCAGAACAACTGCTCACCAGCGCCCAGATTCAGGTCGACGAAGCGCAGCGCGAGGTGGAGCATCATATCGACGGCTTCAACCTCGATCCGGAGCGGCTGCGCGAAGTGGAAGAGCGCTTGAGCGCCATTTACGAAGTGGCTCGCAAGCATCGCATTGGACCCGAGCAGTTGCCCCAGCTGTTTGCCGATCTGAGCGAGGAACTGGCGCAACTTCAGGGCGGTGACGAGCGGCTGGACGAACTGGAGCAGCAGATGCAAGCCGCCGAGGCCGAATATCGCAAAGCCGCCACCACCCTCTCCAAGGCTCGCCAAAGCACGAGCACCAAGCTTGCCAGAGCCGTCAATCAGCAACTGAGCGATTTGGCAATGCCGAATGCCCGCCTGGAAGTAAGCCTGGCGCCGCTCGTGGACAGGCCGGGCCCTCAAGGGCTCGAAGAAGTGGAATTCATCATCAGCACCAACCCCGGCCAGCCAGCACGGTCACTGAACAAGGTCGCCTCTGGCGGCGAACTGTCCCGGGTCAGTCTGGCCATTCAGGTGGTGACCGCCCGCACCTCCGCGATTCCGACGCTGGTATTCGACGAAGTGGATGTCGGGATTGGCGGCGCCACGGGCGATGTCGTGGGGCGCTTATTGCGCCAGCTTGGTGAGGGCGGCCAGGTGCTGTGCGTCACGCACCTCGCACAGGTCGCCAGCAAGAGCCACCAACACCTTCAGGTCACCAAAACAGCCGACAAGCAGTCGGCAGAGTCCACTCTGGTAACACTCGAAGGAGAGCGGAAAATTGAGGAGATAGCCCGCATGCTGGGCGGAATGAAGGTCACCGAACAATCACTGGCTCACGCCAGGGAGATGGTGACCGAGGGAGCTGCCTGA
- the fur gene encoding ferric iron uptake transcriptional regulator → MAEENQELRKAGLKVTLPRVKILQMLESSENHHMSAEDVYKALMEAGDDVGLATVYRVLTQFESAGLVERHNFDGGHSVFEIARGEHHDHMVCMDSGEVVEFHNEEIERLQRQIAEQHGYELVDHNLVLYVKPKK, encoded by the coding sequence ATGGCCGAAGAAAATCAGGAACTGCGCAAAGCGGGGCTGAAAGTCACGCTGCCCCGGGTGAAGATTCTGCAAATGCTGGAGTCGTCTGAAAACCACCATATGAGCGCTGAAGATGTCTACAAGGCGCTGATGGAGGCGGGTGACGACGTGGGCCTGGCCACCGTGTATCGGGTGTTGACGCAATTTGAAAGTGCCGGTCTGGTGGAGCGCCACAATTTTGATGGTGGCCACTCGGTGTTTGAAATTGCTCGTGGTGAGCATCACGATCATATGGTATGTATGGACTCAGGCGAGGTCGTTGAGTTCCACAATGAAGAAATTGAGCGTCTGCAGCGGCAGATCGCCGAGCAGCACGGCTATGAGTTGGTTGATCACAACCTGGTGCTGTACGTAAAGCCCAAAAAGTAA
- a CDS encoding outer membrane protein assembly factor BamE, whose product MKIASKLSLVAVLFASLTGCSYFQFPGVHKIYVQQGHIITQEMIDQLETGMTKRQVRFVLGTPLLEDSFNQDRWDYHYSLSRGDDTLRERHLTVYFENDQMTHYEGSAVRPQEDGDEEEAPLVPTNIEGDPLPTPGEDPNEDTEATPLPTNTM is encoded by the coding sequence ATGAAAATAGCCAGCAAACTCTCACTGGTCGCCGTCTTATTCGCCAGCCTGACAGGTTGCTCCTATTTCCAATTTCCCGGAGTGCACAAGATTTATGTGCAGCAAGGACACATCATCACCCAGGAGATGATCGACCAACTGGAAACCGGCATGACCAAGCGCCAGGTGCGCTTCGTGTTGGGCACACCGCTGCTTGAGGATAGCTTCAATCAGGACCGATGGGATTATCACTACAGCCTGAGCCGCGGCGACGACACCCTGCGTGAGCGCCACTTGACGGTCTATTTTGAAAACGACCAGATGACTCACTATGAAGGCAGCGCCGTCCGCCCGCAAGAGGATGGAGACGAGGAGGAAGCGCCACTGGTGCCGACCAATATCGAAGGCGACCCCTTGCCGACCCCGGGCGAGGACCCCAACGAGGATACCGAGGCTACGCCGCTGCCCACCAATACCATGTAA
- a CDS encoding RnfH family protein has protein sequence MADGDLITVEVAYARPDQQKIIELLVEPGTTAYQAAERSGIVKVFPEIDLESAKMGIFGQALGTKGLKPPREHELQPGDRVEIYRPLISDPKEVRRKRAQKKQAES, from the coding sequence ATGGCGGATGGTGATTTGATTACCGTAGAAGTGGCGTATGCCCGGCCGGATCAGCAGAAAATCATAGAGCTGTTGGTGGAGCCGGGGACGACCGCGTATCAGGCGGCGGAGCGTTCGGGGATTGTGAAAGTGTTTCCCGAAATTGACCTGGAGAGCGCCAAAATGGGTATTTTCGGTCAGGCGCTCGGGACCAAGGGCTTGAAACCGCCCCGGGAGCATGAGCTGCAGCCCGGGGATCGGGTCGAGATCTATCGGCCGCTGATTTCAGATCCGAAGGAAGTGCGTCGCAAGAGAGCCCAGAAGAAGCAGGCCGAGTCCTGA
- a CDS encoding type II toxin-antitoxin system RatA family toxin: protein MTHRVERSALVNYSPSQMFDLVNDIEAYPEYMSDCVGAEVLRRGDGWLEARLELQKAGISQSFVTHNVLQAPESMTMSLVDGPFSRLEGKWTFEPVGEGCRVRLELEFDMQNRLLSLAVGKFFESAASQQVDALCSRARQIYGV, encoded by the coding sequence TTGACCCATCGAGTAGAGCGCAGTGCACTGGTGAATTATTCACCGTCGCAGATGTTTGATCTGGTAAATGATATCGAGGCCTATCCTGAGTACATGAGCGACTGTGTGGGCGCGGAAGTGTTGCGCCGGGGCGACGGTTGGCTCGAGGCGCGCCTGGAACTGCAGAAAGCCGGTATCAGCCAGAGCTTTGTGACGCACAATGTACTGCAGGCGCCCGAGAGTATGACCATGAGCCTGGTGGATGGGCCCTTTTCCCGTCTGGAGGGCAAGTGGACGTTCGAGCCGGTGGGCGAGGGCTGCCGGGTCCGGCTGGAACTGGAGTTTGACATGCAGAATCGCCTGCTGAGCCTGGCGGTGGGCAAGTTTTTCGAGTCGGCAGCAAGTCAGCAGGTGGATGCGCTGTGCAGCCGAGCCAGACAGATCTATGGTGTTTAA
- a CDS encoding sodium-dependent transporter, translating into MERIKQHAIWGHKGTFVLAATGSAVGLGNIWKFPYITGENGGGAFVLMYLVFIALIGVPVMIAEVVLGRHGRANPVASVQKMARQSRVSPHWSLIGGVGVLTAFLILSFYSVIAGWALDYMSTAVRGGFSGWNGESASAAFDALLADPVRLMLWQTVFIGLTVLVVAFGVTRGLETAVRVLMPLLFLLLLLLLGYAAVAGEFAQGLHFMFDFNVSDLSWQGASVALGHAFFTLSLAMGAIMAYGSYMPGKASIGKMVVTVAVLDTLVALVAGLAMFPIVFATPGISPGAGPGLMFVSLPVAFGSMPGGVIFGAAFFVLVTLAAWSSTISLLEPCVAYITERFGLKRLTANGLIAGGAWLLGIGSVLSFNHWAAFRGLFGLNIFDFLDFVTQRVMLPLGGLAMALFVGWVAHRELLRHELRQESDGQFELWLTLLKYLCPPALLLILVGGFWA; encoded by the coding sequence GTGGAACGCATCAAACAACACGCCATCTGGGGACACAAGGGCACCTTTGTACTGGCCGCGACCGGTTCGGCGGTCGGTCTCGGCAATATCTGGAAGTTTCCCTACATCACCGGCGAAAACGGCGGTGGGGCCTTTGTTCTGATGTATTTGGTGTTTATTGCCCTGATCGGTGTGCCGGTCATGATTGCCGAAGTGGTGTTGGGGCGCCACGGGCGTGCCAATCCCGTGGCTTCCGTACAGAAAATGGCCCGGCAGAGCCGGGTTTCCCCACACTGGAGCCTGATTGGCGGCGTGGGGGTGCTTACTGCGTTTCTGATCCTGTCGTTTTACAGTGTGATTGCGGGCTGGGCGCTGGACTATATGAGTACGGCGGTGCGGGGAGGCTTCAGCGGCTGGAATGGTGAATCGGCCAGCGCCGCCTTTGATGCCCTGCTGGCCGATCCGGTACGCCTGATGCTCTGGCAGACGGTGTTTATCGGTCTGACCGTGCTCGTGGTGGCCTTTGGCGTGACTCGGGGCCTGGAAACGGCGGTGCGGGTGTTGATGCCGCTGTTGTTTCTGCTGTTGTTGCTGTTGCTGGGGTACGCTGCTGTAGCGGGGGAGTTCGCCCAGGGACTGCACTTCATGTTTGACTTCAATGTGTCGGACTTGTCCTGGCAAGGTGCGTCGGTCGCATTGGGGCACGCGTTCTTCACCTTGAGTCTGGCCATGGGGGCGATCATGGCCTATGGCTCCTATATGCCGGGCAAGGCGTCGATCGGCAAAATGGTCGTGACCGTGGCCGTGTTGGACACGCTGGTGGCGTTGGTGGCCGGGCTGGCCATGTTTCCGATTGTATTTGCAACGCCAGGTATCTCACCCGGTGCCGGGCCCGGCCTGATGTTTGTCAGCCTGCCCGTGGCTTTCGGCAGCATGCCCGGTGGGGTGATCTTTGGCGCGGCTTTCTTTGTGCTGGTTACCCTGGCGGCCTGGAGCTCGACCATCTCGCTGCTCGAGCCCTGCGTTGCCTACATTACCGAGCGTTTCGGGCTCAAGCGGCTCACGGCGAATGGTCTGATTGCCGGCGGTGCCTGGCTGCTGGGGATCGGCTCGGTATTGTCGTTCAACCACTGGGCCGCCTTCAGAGGCCTGTTCGGTCTGAACATTTTTGATTTTCTCGACTTTGTCACTCAGCGGGTCATGTTGCCGCTGGGCGGTTTGGCAATGGCGTTGTTTGTCGGCTGGGTCGCTCATCGCGAGCTGCTGCGCCACGAGCTGCGCCAGGAAAGCGACGGCCAGTTTGAGCTCTGGCTGACGTTGCTCAAATACCTCTGTCCGCCGGCACTATTGCTGATTCTGGTCGGCGGCTTCTGGGCCTGA
- the smpB gene encoding SsrA-binding protein SmpB, with amino-acid sequence MSKKKGKKPSGNTIALNKKAKFDFALQDRVEAGLSLQGWEVKSLRQGKVQLTDTYVLFKNGEAWLLGAHISPLPSASTHFVTDPTRTRKLLLKRKEIAKLQAAAEQKGYTVVATALYWKKHLVKCEVALGKGKQEHDKRETEKERDWNRQKRAIMKDVNR; translated from the coding sequence ATGAGTAAAAAGAAGGGTAAGAAGCCCAGCGGCAATACCATTGCGCTGAACAAGAAGGCCAAATTTGATTTCGCGCTTCAGGATCGCGTGGAGGCGGGCCTGTCGCTGCAGGGCTGGGAGGTGAAGAGCCTGCGTCAGGGCAAGGTGCAACTGACGGATACCTATGTGTTGTTCAAAAACGGCGAGGCGTGGTTGCTGGGCGCCCACATATCCCCATTACCCTCGGCGTCGACTCACTTTGTGACCGATCCGACCCGGACGCGCAAGTTGCTGCTCAAGCGCAAGGAGATTGCGAAGCTGCAGGCGGCGGCGGAGCAGAAGGGCTACACGGTGGTGGCGACGGCGCTGTATTGGAAGAAGCATCTGGTGAAGTGCGAGGTGGCGCTGGGTAAAGGCAAGCAGGAGCACGATAAGCGCGAGACGGAGAAGGAGCGCGACTGGAATCGCCAGAAGCGGGCGATCATGAAGGATGTGAATCGGTAG
- a CDS encoding adenylosuccinate synthase translates to MGKNVVILGTQWGDEGKGKIVDLLTDQVSLVARFQGGHNAGHTLVIDGEKTVLHLIPSGILREDVTCLIGNGVVLSPEALFKEIAELEAKNVPVRKRLRLSPACPLILPYHIALDQAREAARGNAKIGTTGRGIGPAYEDKVARRGLRLGDLLNMDRFAIKLKEVLDYHNFMLTRYYGVDAVDYQQVLDTCIAWAEELRPMITDVTEALHSARERGEGILFEGAQGSLLDIDHGTYPFVTSSNTTAGGTATGSGFGPMYLDYVLGITKAYTTRVGSGPFPTELDCGVGQHLGEKGHEFGATTGRKRRCGWFDAVALHHVNRINSVTGLCLTKLDVLDGLETVKICVEYRDTQGNPVGIPFDAEGWEAIEPVYEELPGWQESTVGAKTLDELPENARAYIRRLEEILKTPVDIISTGPDRIETIVLRHPFSA, encoded by the coding sequence ATGGGTAAGAACGTCGTGATTTTGGGCACCCAGTGGGGTGACGAAGGCAAGGGTAAGATCGTCGACCTGCTGACCGATCAGGTATCGCTGGTGGCCCGCTTCCAGGGCGGGCACAATGCCGGCCACACACTGGTGATCGACGGTGAAAAGACCGTTCTGCACCTGATTCCGTCAGGCATTCTGCGCGAAGACGTGACCTGCCTGATCGGCAATGGCGTGGTGCTGTCTCCGGAGGCCCTGTTCAAGGAAATTGCCGAGTTGGAAGCCAAGAATGTACCGGTGCGCAAGCGCCTGCGTCTGTCTCCGGCCTGTCCGTTGATTCTGCCTTACCACATTGCGCTGGATCAGGCTCGCGAAGCGGCCCGCGGCAACGCCAAGATCGGCACCACCGGTCGGGGCATCGGCCCGGCCTATGAGGACAAAGTGGCCCGCCGGGGGTTGCGATTGGGCGATCTGTTGAACATGGACCGCTTTGCGATCAAATTGAAAGAAGTGCTGGACTACCACAATTTCATGCTGACCCGCTATTACGGCGTGGATGCGGTGGACTATCAGCAAGTGCTGGATACCTGCATCGCCTGGGCCGAAGAGCTGCGTCCGATGATCACAGATGTGACCGAGGCGCTGCACAGCGCCCGCGAGCGGGGTGAAGGCATTCTGTTTGAAGGTGCCCAGGGCTCTCTGCTGGACATCGATCACGGAACCTACCCGTTTGTGACCTCTTCCAACACCACCGCCGGCGGTACTGCCACGGGGTCCGGTTTTGGCCCCATGTACCTCGATTACGTGCTGGGTATCACCAAGGCCTACACTACTCGGGTCGGCTCCGGGCCGTTCCCCACCGAGCTGGATTGCGGTGTGGGTCAACACCTGGGCGAAAAGGGCCATGAGTTCGGTGCGACCACCGGGCGGAAACGTCGTTGTGGCTGGTTTGATGCGGTGGCTCTGCATCACGTTAACCGGATCAATAGCGTGACGGGTCTGTGCCTGACCAAGCTGGATGTGCTGGATGGTCTGGAAACGGTGAAAATTTGCGTGGAGTACCGCGATACCCAGGGTAACCCGGTCGGTATTCCGTTCGACGCAGAGGGCTGGGAGGCGATTGAGCCGGTGTACGAGGAGTTGCCAGGCTGGCAGGAGTCGACCGTCGGCGCCAAGACGCTGGATGAGCTGCCGGAGAATGCCCGCGCTTATATCCGCCGTCTGGAGGAGATTCTGAAGACGCCGGTAGACATCATCTCCACCGGCCCGGACCGCATCGAAACCATCGTCCTGCGCCACCCTTTCTCGGCGTAG
- a CDS encoding ATP phosphoribosyltransferase regulatory subunit — MTYADRWLLPDGVEEILPAEAEAIEQLRRRLVDLYRTWGYDLVIPPLLEYTDSLLTGLGRDVDLLTFKVTDQLSGRTLGIRADITPQTARMDAHSFTLTGANRLCYAGHVVHAKPKNPLATRTPIQAGVEFFGEPGTRADIEVVSLLLESLALAGLPRQHIDLGHVGIYRALADAAGLSQTQEDTFFDLLQRKAVTEIRDWVAENLADSTLADVFLALPGLAGDRSVLDRARDCFAQCPSAVQEAVDQLEQVADVVAERYPAAELYFDLGEVRGYHYLTGLVFAAFAPGYGNPIASGGRYDHIGEVFGRARPATGFAVDISAISKLGLIERSAPRGIWAAGEPTPEQWQAVQTLRADGERVVCGAEPTPPEEAGCDRQLVLKDGHYQVIPLA; from the coding sequence ATGACCTATGCTGACCGCTGGCTGTTGCCCGACGGTGTTGAGGAAATTCTGCCTGCCGAGGCCGAGGCCATCGAGCAACTGCGCCGTCGTCTGGTAGACCTTTACCGCACCTGGGGTTACGACCTGGTGATTCCGCCGTTGCTGGAGTACACCGACTCTCTGCTCACTGGTCTGGGCCGCGATGTGGACCTGCTGACCTTCAAGGTGACCGATCAGCTTTCGGGGCGCACTCTGGGGATCCGCGCCGATATCACGCCGCAGACCGCCCGGATGGATGCCCACAGTTTTACGCTGACGGGCGCCAATCGCCTCTGCTACGCGGGTCATGTGGTGCACGCCAAGCCCAAGAATCCTCTCGCCACCCGTACCCCCATTCAGGCCGGTGTGGAATTTTTCGGTGAGCCGGGCACTCGGGCTGACATCGAGGTCGTGTCGTTGCTGCTCGAATCTCTGGCGCTGGCCGGACTACCCCGCCAGCACATCGACCTGGGGCACGTCGGCATTTACCGCGCCCTGGCCGATGCCGCCGGTCTCAGCCAGACCCAGGAAGACACCTTTTTCGATCTGCTGCAACGCAAGGCCGTCACGGAAATTCGTGACTGGGTGGCGGAGAACCTGGCTGATTCCACATTGGCTGACGTGTTCCTGGCGCTGCCGGGGCTTGCCGGAGATCGCTCAGTGCTGGACCGTGCCCGGGATTGCTTTGCGCAATGTCCGTCTGCCGTGCAGGAGGCTGTGGATCAACTGGAGCAGGTCGCTGACGTGGTGGCCGAGCGCTACCCGGCCGCCGAGCTGTACTTTGATCTCGGCGAAGTCCGTGGCTACCACTATCTGACCGGGCTGGTGTTTGCGGCGTTCGCGCCCGGCTATGGCAATCCGATTGCCAGCGGCGGTCGCTACGATCATATTGGCGAGGTATTCGGCCGGGCTCGACCGGCTACGGGCTTCGCTGTGGATATCTCCGCAATCAGCAAGTTGGGATTGATTGAAAGAAGCGCGCCCCGAGGGATCTGGGCGGCCGGTGAACCCACTCCCGAGCAGTGGCAGGCTGTGCAGACGCTGCGAGCGGACGGCGAGCGCGTGGTTTGTGGTGCTGAGCCGACACCGCCCGAGGAAGCGGGCTGTGATCGCCAACTGGTCCTGAAGGACGGACACTACCAGGTTATTCCTCTGGCCTGA
- a CDS encoding DUF2065 domain-containing protein produces the protein MWDDLARAFCLMLVIEGILPFLYPQRWRQAVATLARVDDRRLRTMGLVSMLIGAGLLFWLR, from the coding sequence ATGTGGGATGATCTCGCGCGTGCCTTCTGCCTGATGCTGGTGATCGAAGGCATACTTCCGTTTCTGTACCCCCAGCGGTGGCGCCAGGCCGTGGCAACACTGGCCAGGGTGGATGATCGCCGACTGCGTACCATGGGGCTGGTAAGCATGCTTATCGGGGCCGGTCTGCTGTTTTGGCTTCGCTAG